The Miscanthus floridulus cultivar M001 chromosome 7, ASM1932011v1, whole genome shotgun sequence genome includes a region encoding these proteins:
- the LOC136463920 gene encoding salutaridine reductase-like, translating into MEGNVCGQYEKEVAVVTGGNRGIGLEICMQLASKGVTVVLTARDEKRGAEAVKNLAVQGLFNVLFHPLEVGDLSRAARLAEFIREQYGKLDILVNNAGIVGTTTEISDPESFKQELADMDGLEKLEWIRKHTTEPYDKAKECLITNYHGTKIVTEALLPLLQFSSHGRVVNVSSHFGLLRFFSGEELKRELNNIDSLSEQRLDELPEFFLKDFKNGQLEPHGWPTEGGYPAYKVSKALANAYSRIIAKKHPTLCVNCVHPGYVSTDINFHTGDLTVEEGARGALILAFIPKGGMTGAYLDCTEVASFV; encoded by the exons ATGGAAGGAAACGTATGCGGGCAATATGAAAAAGA GGTTGCCGTTGTTACAGGAGGGAATAGAGGAATTGGATTAGAAATATGCATGCAACTTGCTTCCAAAGGAGTCACGGTAGTACTGACAGCGAGGGATGAGAAGAGGGGTGCAGAAGCAGTAAAAAATCTTGCAGTGCAGGGGCTATTCAACGTCCTGTTTCATCCACTGGAGGTTGGAGATCTCTCAAGGGCAGCACGTCTTGCTGAATTTATCAGGGAGCAGTATGGCAAGCTGGATATATTG GTCAACAATGCAGGAatcgtcgggacgacaaccgagATCAGCGACCCAGAATCTTTTAAGCAAGAG CTTGCAGATATGGATGGCCTGGAAAAGCTTGAATGGATCAGGAAGCACACTACGGAGCCTTATGACAAAGCAAAGGAGTGCCTGATTACAAACTACCATGGCACTAAAATTGTCACAGAAGCACTTCTTCCTCTCCTACAGTTCTCATCCCATGGAAGGGTTGTAAATGTATCATCTCATTTTGGACTGCTCAGG TTTTTCAGTGGTGAGGAACTTAAAAGGGAGCTCAACAACATTGATAGCCTATCAGAACAGAGATTAGATGAACTGCCAGAATTTTTCCTCAAGGACTTCAAGAATGGCCAACTAGAACCCCATGGGTGGCCGACTGAAGGAGGGTACCCTGCATATAAAGTGTCCAAGGCTCTTGCCAATGCTTATTCAAGAATCATTGCAAAGAAGCACCCAACACTATGTGTAAATTGTGTGCATCCTGGTTATGTTAGTACAGACATTAACTTCCACACCGGAGATCTCACGGTCGAGGAGGGCGCAAGAGGAGCTCTGATTCTTGCTTTCATACCCAAGGGAGGCATGACCGGAGCATACTTGGACTGCACAGAGGTTGCATCCTTCGTGTAA